A single Marinilabiliales bacterium DNA region contains:
- a CDS encoding T9SS C-terminal target domain-containing protein, whose amino-acid sequence ARITSGSQAGLFLGASNSGGITEYFSSMLKRIFQRIVLPAILFCGVFYLHANSEITLPSCVITYPHNNAYYQEGTDLVIRVYSTGLGGTNDPAEIVKVEFFADSLKIHETSGHDRHTYSFVWEDLQAGTYRITAIATDDLGTTFTSAGVIVNVGLDPVIRKGMSAGKGKYLGNIIGHHGIRSDFNELWNGVTAENGAKWGVVEGTRDVMNWTQADYAYNHAYHHNMMYRYHAIAWGSQYPQWITELEPEEFQQELEEYMAAVADRYPMIDQVDVLNEQLRTHAAGTVYFRDALGGAGETGYDWQIWIFEKARHYFPDAKLVLNDYGLENDATAINEMLGLVRVLRDRGLIDGFGTQAHYFNVDQMATRPNTLKSRIDLMASGGIPVYVTELDLRGSSNDDASQLFSYQRTFPVFWEHPAVAGITLWGYVTGQTWREGTGLINSDGTKRPAMLWLEEYMDEQPDTGYPHYGIEHEPDSNLIYNGEFNYGTTGWDIQLHFDAHATMEVVTGAEMSGSNALRICPVNPGTANWHIQVRQNAPFEAGRQYRIAFMAKADTNRVMDVAVQQEGSPWTTHYQRSFDLTAEVQEFSRVFSPSVTDATAKLKFYAGNGQPCIYIDRVEFVDITEPDEEPEPDPEPDPDPEPEAPDFAPVGATWYYTKHNPMYSDDISYLKIIATGDTIVDGIECRILEKEKNLEYTGRPDIEYMYQEDSVVYFWDETFEKFQILYDLTKGEGEYWKFEVLDTHNDNKRDTIRVTVDSVSWIEINDQMLKELHVTYQMVSVEHSQPYSSTIIEKIGDIHYMFNYTPYSTLQYDGPISGGLRCYEDAELGFYSTGIAESCDYEYTDPDTGLTPAQPAVEVQVYPNPARDIINIITGTATGLHFELLDIRGVALREGNLPGDVRLDISAMPVGIYVLRILEDNRLKSVHKILKY is encoded by the coding sequence AGCCAGGATCACGAGCGGGTCGCAGGCAGGCCTTTTTTTGGGTGCGAGTAATTCTGGCGGAATCACTGAATATTTCTCCTCTATGTTAAAAAGAATCTTCCAGCGTATTGTTCTTCCAGCTATCCTGTTTTGCGGTGTATTTTATTTACACGCTAATTCTGAAATTACCCTTCCTTCCTGTGTTATAACCTATCCTCACAATAACGCCTATTACCAGGAAGGCACCGATTTGGTTATCAGGGTCTATTCAACCGGTTTAGGGGGAACCAATGATCCGGCTGAAATTGTTAAAGTTGAGTTCTTTGCAGATTCCCTGAAGATCCATGAAACTTCCGGACATGACCGCCACACCTATTCCTTTGTGTGGGAAGACCTTCAGGCCGGTACCTACAGGATCACTGCCATTGCCACCGATGATCTTGGAACCACCTTTACCTCTGCCGGTGTTATTGTAAATGTCGGACTTGATCCGGTTATACGTAAAGGCATGAGTGCAGGTAAAGGGAAGTACCTTGGCAATATTATAGGCCATCATGGCATACGAAGTGATTTCAATGAGTTATGGAACGGGGTAACGGCAGAGAATGGTGCCAAGTGGGGGGTTGTGGAAGGCACCCGTGATGTCATGAACTGGACGCAGGCTGACTATGCCTATAATCATGCATATCACCACAATATGATGTACAGGTATCATGCGATTGCCTGGGGCAGCCAGTATCCTCAATGGATTACGGAACTTGAGCCGGAGGAGTTTCAGCAGGAGCTTGAGGAGTATATGGCTGCAGTGGCAGACAGGTACCCGATGATTGACCAGGTTGATGTTCTTAATGAACAGCTCCGGACACATGCTGCCGGCACGGTTTACTTCAGGGATGCACTCGGTGGTGCCGGAGAGACCGGCTATGACTGGCAGATATGGATATTTGAGAAGGCCCGGCACTATTTTCCCGATGCAAAGCTTGTTCTTAATGACTACGGTCTGGAAAATGATGCAACTGCCATCAATGAGATGCTCGGACTGGTGAGAGTACTAAGGGACAGGGGACTGATAGACGGATTTGGTACGCAGGCCCATTATTTCAATGTTGACCAGATGGCGACCCGGCCAAATACACTGAAATCGCGAATTGACCTGATGGCATCGGGTGGTATACCAGTATACGTAACCGAGCTGGATCTGAGGGGCAGCTCAAATGATGATGCATCCCAGCTTTTCAGCTATCAGCGTACTTTCCCGGTCTTCTGGGAGCATCCTGCTGTTGCGGGCATCACCCTGTGGGGATATGTGACCGGGCAGACCTGGCGGGAGGGCACAGGCCTGATAAACAGTGATGGCACTAAAAGGCCCGCCATGCTATGGCTGGAGGAATATATGGATGAACAGCCTGATACCGGTTATCCTCATTACGGAATTGAACATGAACCGGATAGTAACCTGATATACAACGGAGAGTTTAACTACGGCACAACGGGATGGGATATCCAGCTTCATTTCGATGCCCACGCCACGATGGAAGTTGTTACCGGGGCAGAAATGTCAGGATCCAATGCTTTGAGAATATGTCCGGTCAATCCAGGCACTGCCAACTGGCACATCCAGGTACGGCAGAATGCGCCCTTCGAGGCCGGAAGGCAGTACAGGATCGCTTTTATGGCAAAAGCCGACACTAACCGGGTTATGGATGTTGCTGTACAGCAGGAAGGAAGTCCGTGGACAACTCATTATCAGAGGTCCTTTGATCTTACGGCAGAGGTACAGGAATTCAGCCGGGTGTTTTCGCCGTCGGTCACTGATGCAACCGCCAAACTGAAATTTTATGCAGGCAATGGCCAGCCCTGCATTTATATTGACAGGGTCGAATTTGTTGATATAACCGAGCCAGATGAAGAACCCGAACCTGATCCGGAGCCCGACCCCGACCCGGAGCCCGAAGCACCCGATTTTGCCCCGGTTGGGGCCACCTGGTATTATACCAAACACAATCCCATGTATTCGGATGATATTTCATACCTGAAGATAATTGCAACGGGTGATACGATAGTTGATGGCATTGAGTGCAGGATACTTGAGAAGGAGAAAAATCTTGAATATACCGGGCGGCCTGATATTGAATATATGTACCAGGAGGACAGTGTAGTATATTTCTGGGATGAGACATTTGAAAAATTCCAAATCCTCTATGATCTGACAAAGGGGGAAGGTGAGTACTGGAAATTTGAGGTGCTGGATACCCATAATGACAATAAACGTGATACAATCAGAGTAACTGTTGATTCAGTCTCCTGGATTGAGATAAACGATCAAATGCTCAAGGAGCTGCATGTTACCTATCAGATGGTTTCTGTTGAGCATTCACAGCCTTACAGTTCTACCATCATCGAGAAAATAGGCGACATCCATTATATGTTCAATTATACGCCATACAGCACTTTACAATATGATGGCCCGATATCCGGGGGGCTGAGATGTTATGAAGACGCTGAACTCGGGTTCTATTCCACCGGTATTGCGGAGTCATGTGACTATGAATACACGGATCCTGATACCGGCCTGACACCTGCACAACCGGCAGTCGAAGTGCAGGTTTATCCGAACCCCGCACGGGACATAATAAACATAATAACCGGCACGGCAACCGGACTTCATTTTGAACTTCTTGATATCAGGGGTGTTGCCCTCAGGGAAGGAAACCTCCCGGGCGATGTACGACTGGATATTTCAGCTATGCCTGTTGGGATCTACGTTTTGCGGATACTTGAGGATAACCGGTTGAAATCAGTACATAAGATTTTGAAGTACTGA
- a CDS encoding aldo/keto reductase: protein MNRRQFLHTGLAGAAAIGAGLFNISYNPVVRAGVDEVALGESGLMVPRIAFGTGSHAGGSQSNQTRLGTRGFVKLARHAFDRGLKFFDMADTYGSHTYVREVLKEVPREETTLLTKIWTTDTSWYKTEPVEKTLDRFRLETGSDYFDIVLMHCLMRGDWQETSQEIIDGFSKAKQQGAIKAVGVSCHDWDAMKAAVNDPWVDVILARINPFGTHMDGTPEDVMGLLETARKNGKGIIGMKIFGNGDNTSVEERQRSIEYVTKSPNVHCITLGMESPEEVDDAVDRVMRLV, encoded by the coding sequence ATCAACCGCCGGCAGTTTTTGCATACCGGTCTTGCAGGTGCCGCTGCCATTGGGGCAGGGCTTTTCAATATCAGCTACAATCCTGTCGTCAGGGCAGGAGTGGATGAGGTAGCCCTGGGCGAAAGCGGACTGATGGTTCCGCGAATTGCTTTCGGAACTGGTTCGCATGCCGGGGGAAGTCAGTCAAACCAGACGAGGCTCGGTACGCGTGGGTTTGTCAAGCTTGCACGTCACGCTTTTGACCGTGGGTTGAAGTTTTTTGACATGGCCGACACCTACGGTTCACATACTTATGTCCGTGAAGTGCTGAAGGAGGTTCCGCGGGAGGAGACAACACTGCTTACCAAGATCTGGACGACCGATACAAGCTGGTACAAGACCGAGCCGGTCGAAAAGACCCTTGACAGGTTCAGATTGGAGACAGGAAGTGATTATTTTGATATTGTTCTTATGCATTGCCTTATGAGGGGCGACTGGCAGGAGACATCACAGGAGATCATTGACGGTTTCTCTAAGGCAAAGCAACAGGGAGCGATCAAAGCCGTCGGGGTTTCATGTCACGACTGGGATGCCATGAAGGCTGCAGTCAATGACCCCTGGGTAGATGTGATACTTGCCCGGATCAACCCGTTTGGAACTCATATGGACGGCACCCCTGAAGATGTTATGGGCCTTCTTGAAACCGCAAGGAAGAACGGTAAGGGTATCATCGGCATGAAGATCTTCGGAAATGGTGACAACACCTCTGTTGAGGAACGGCAGAGATCAATTGAGTACGTTACAAAAAGTCCGAATGTACACTGCATAACCCTTGGTATGGAGTCCCCCGAAGAGGTTGATGATGCTGTAGACAGGGTGATGAGGCTTGTTTAA
- a CDS encoding twin-arginine translocation signal domain-containing protein yields the protein MSQKKRNVLSRRDFMRLSAAAAAGMTIMPALSCSVDRFPAPLKRRFGRINFDVTSMALGGQGSIQWTPDDVNPVDIILKSFDLGINYYDTSNVYGPSQLNFGKAFRKLDLVPGMEGYNSQLRESIFLTTKTMIRWAKGGYPELPNVRNSSQGDHGEGAVADLKRSLSQMFGNDDGTYPEGAYVDMIMIHNLVDFEEVDVVYQGLETPLDKDGNFGALVALRDYRDGTNITGLNPKHEKLVRHLGFSGHHNAPAMIDMIQRDKWDLLDGMLVTINVNDRRYLNMQYNVIPVAQARNIGVIGMKVFADGAMYTKEPGWSRVPDDVVRIIGTESVPSKPLIEYALTTPGVHTLIVGIGEINEDPLKCQLVQNYYAAQIEADALSVQERRELEKIGERARGGETNYFQMADRGLTPPRNAKLEKTDRIKLSWETSYAGDEPVTHYEILRDGELLETVRHKPQVSKVPFSFETPDGKEFKIVAVDAAGRKSATEALTV from the coding sequence ATGAGCCAGAAAAAGAGAAACGTATTATCAAGGCGTGATTTTATGCGGCTTTCTGCAGCTGCTGCGGCCGGCATGACCATTATGCCGGCACTCTCATGCAGCGTGGACAGATTTCCTGCCCCGCTGAAAAGAAGATTTGGAAGAATAAACTTTGATGTAACAAGCATGGCACTCGGGGGACAGGGTTCCATTCAGTGGACCCCTGATGACGTCAACCCCGTTGACATCATTCTTAAGTCATTTGACCTTGGCATCAACTACTACGACACCTCCAACGTTTACGGCCCGAGCCAGCTCAATTTCGGGAAGGCTTTCAGGAAGCTCGACCTTGTCCCCGGAATGGAAGGATACAACAGCCAACTGAGGGAATCGATATTCCTTACGACAAAGACCATGATACGCTGGGCAAAGGGCGGTTATCCCGAACTCCCCAACGTAAGGAACAGCAGCCAGGGTGATCATGGCGAGGGTGCGGTTGCCGATCTCAAAAGATCACTCTCGCAGATGTTCGGCAACGACGACGGGACATACCCCGAAGGTGCATATGTAGATATGATAATGATACATAACCTGGTCGATTTTGAGGAGGTGGATGTGGTATATCAGGGACTGGAAACACCGCTGGACAAGGATGGCAATTTCGGGGCCCTGGTAGCACTGAGGGACTACCGCGACGGCACCAATATTACCGGACTGAACCCGAAACACGAAAAGCTTGTCCGCCACCTGGGTTTCTCGGGCCATCACAATGCCCCTGCAATGATCGACATGATACAACGTGACAAGTGGGATCTGCTTGATGGCATGCTGGTAACTATAAACGTTAACGACAGGCGCTACCTGAACATGCAGTACAACGTGATACCCGTCGCACAGGCGAGGAACATAGGCGTTATCGGCATGAAGGTATTCGCCGACGGGGCAATGTACACCAAGGAGCCCGGATGGTCAAGGGTTCCCGACGACGTGGTAAGGATAATAGGAACCGAGTCAGTTCCCAGTAAACCGCTTATTGAGTATGCACTTACAACACCCGGAGTACATACACTTATCGTGGGAATAGGCGAAATCAACGAAGACCCGCTGAAATGCCAGCTCGTTCAGAATTACTATGCCGCGCAGATAGAGGCTGATGCCCTGTCGGTGCAGGAAAGAAGGGAACTTGAGAAGATCGGGGAAAGGGCCCGTGGAGGCGAGACCAACTATTTCCAGATGGCTGATCGGGGACTTACACCACCGAGGAATGCAAAACTTGAAAAGACCGACAGGATAAAGCTCTCCTGGGAAACCAGCTATGCGGGAGATGAACCGGTTACCCACTATGAGATACTGAGGGACGGCGAGCTGCTGGAAACCGTCCGGCATAAGCCGCAGGTCTCAAAAGTGCCTTTCAGCTTTGAAACACCTGACGGAAAAGAGTTTAAAATAGTTGCTGTTGATGCCGCCGGAAGAAAATCGGCAACTGAAGCGTTGACAGTATAG
- a CDS encoding prephenate dehydratase — protein sequence MTEQDKKKRTLRVAIQGGYGAFHEIAARKYYSDRELTIVPCDTFIDLFDSVAGGGSDAAVVAIENSVAGSLIPNYALLSGSGLTVTGEVYLRIVQNLIGLPGQKQEDITQVHSHPMAILQCQEYLAPMRSRGVKVIESIDTALSAKWISENRKTGVAALASDLAAGMYGLEIIAASIESNKRNFTRFLIAEPVAEHVTEPGIDDKGKHTDKASVCFTLPHAVGSLSQVLSVFAFYRINLSKIQSLPVVGKEWEYFFYLDLLYDDVSMYKKSLEAVKPLIDKLQILGEYRAGERNNEKI from the coding sequence ATGACAGAGCAAGACAAGAAGAAGCGTACATTAAGGGTCGCCATCCAGGGCGGTTACGGGGCGTTCCATGAGATTGCCGCCAGGAAATATTACAGTGACAGGGAACTGACCATTGTGCCGTGCGACACATTTATAGACCTGTTCGATTCGGTGGCAGGCGGCGGTTCGGATGCAGCAGTAGTGGCCATTGAGAATTCGGTTGCAGGATCGCTTATACCCAATTATGCATTGCTCAGTGGCAGCGGATTGACTGTAACTGGTGAGGTGTACCTCAGGATCGTCCAGAACCTGATCGGACTGCCGGGACAAAAACAGGAGGATATCACCCAGGTACATTCGCATCCTATGGCGATCCTGCAGTGCCAGGAATATCTTGCGCCTATGCGCAGCAGGGGAGTGAAGGTGATTGAGTCGATCGATACCGCACTAAGTGCAAAATGGATCAGCGAGAACCGCAAGACCGGGGTGGCAGCACTCGCCAGTGATCTGGCTGCCGGGATGTACGGACTGGAGATCATTGCCGCAAGTATCGAGAGCAACAAGCGGAACTTCACAAGGTTCCTGATAGCCGAACCTGTCGCTGAACATGTTACCGAACCCGGAATTGATGACAAGGGCAAACATACTGATAAGGCATCAGTTTGCTTTACGCTTCCCCACGCAGTGGGCAGCCTCTCACAGGTCCTTTCCGTTTTTGCCTTCTACCGCATAAATCTCTCCAAGATACAGTCACTGCCTGTAGTTGGAAAGGAATGGGAGTATTTCTTTTACCTGGACCTGCTGTACGACGACGTGTCAATGTACAAAAAATCGCTTGAGGCTGTAAAGCCGTTGATTGACAAGCTGCAGATACTTGGTGAATACAGGGCCGGTGAAAGAAATAACGAAAAAATATGA
- a CDS encoding dihydroxy-acid dehydratase, whose protein sequence is MQRKLRSDTTTRGRLNAGARSLWRANGMRHEQMGKPVVAIANSFTQFVPGHAHLHDIGQKVKKLVEKQGCFAAEFNTIAVDDGIAMGHNGMLYSLPSRELIADSVEYMVNAHCADALVCISNCDKITPGMLMAAMRLNIPTVFVSGGPMEAGRHRGRAVDLVDAMVAAADPSAADEDLYDIEKNACPTCGSCSGMFTANSMNCLNEAIGLALPGNGTVVATHVNRLSLFEEAASLIVSLAERYYGSGDETVLPRSIATRDAFLNAMRLDIAMGGSTNTVLHLLAIAHEAGVDFTMKDIDRLSRTTPVLCKVAPSSSYHVEDVNRAGGVFGIMAALRDAGLIDTDVPRIDYPTLGDALRDYDLKSSSAIQKAWDIYASAPGGFHNLVLGSQRTVYENLDLDRENGCIRSVSSAWSVDGGLAVLYGNIAPCGCIVKTSGVDPELLHFEGPARVFESQDDACRAILDGDIKAGEAVIIRYEGPRGGPGMQEMLYPTSYLKSAQLGASCALVTDGRFSGGTSGLSIGHVSPEAAAGGPLALLRDGDRIVIDIPGREINAGVPDQELSARRKEELQRNADAFTPAVRKRNVSLSLRLYASVVSSADRGAVRMLTGAGNTACSHENENSGLEYRQQQ, encoded by the coding sequence ATGCAGCGGAAACTGAGAAGCGACACCACTACCCGGGGCAGACTTAATGCCGGCGCAAGAAGCCTCTGGAGGGCAAACGGGATGAGGCATGAACAGATGGGCAAACCTGTCGTGGCCATTGCAAATTCATTCACACAATTTGTTCCAGGCCATGCGCACCTGCATGATATCGGGCAGAAAGTGAAGAAACTTGTAGAGAAACAGGGATGCTTTGCTGCCGAGTTTAATACCATTGCAGTTGACGACGGCATTGCCATGGGACATAATGGAATGCTCTATTCGCTGCCGTCGCGCGAGCTTATAGCCGACAGCGTTGAATATATGGTCAACGCACATTGTGCCGATGCACTTGTATGCATAAGCAACTGCGACAAGATAACCCCTGGCATGCTGATGGCAGCCATGCGGCTGAACATTCCGACCGTGTTTGTCAGTGGCGGACCCATGGAGGCTGGCAGGCACCGCGGCAGGGCAGTTGACCTGGTCGATGCCATGGTCGCCGCGGCCGACCCTTCGGCTGCTGACGAGGACTTATATGATATCGAAAAAAATGCCTGTCCCACCTGCGGATCCTGTTCGGGTATGTTCACAGCCAATTCGATGAACTGTCTTAATGAGGCTATCGGACTTGCCCTTCCGGGGAACGGTACGGTGGTTGCCACCCACGTCAACCGTTTATCGCTTTTCGAGGAGGCAGCCTCGCTTATAGTTTCGCTGGCGGAGAGGTATTATGGCAGCGGCGATGAGACCGTCCTGCCCAGGTCCATAGCAACTCGCGATGCCTTTCTCAATGCTATGAGGCTCGATATTGCCATGGGAGGATCGACAAACACCGTTCTCCATCTCCTGGCTATCGCTCATGAAGCCGGAGTTGATTTTACCATGAAGGATATCGACAGGCTTTCGCGCACAACGCCTGTACTGTGCAAGGTGGCGCCCAGCAGCAGCTACCATGTAGAGGATGTAAACCGGGCGGGAGGCGTGTTCGGTATCATGGCTGCACTCCGCGATGCAGGGCTGATTGATACGGATGTGCCCCGAATAGACTATCCCACCCTTGGCGATGCGCTGAGGGATTACGACCTGAAGTCGTCGTCGGCCATACAGAAGGCGTGGGACATATACGCAAGCGCACCCGGCGGCTTTCATAACCTGGTGCTGGGGTCGCAACGTACCGTTTACGAGAACCTTGACCTTGACCGTGAGAATGGTTGTATAAGGTCCGTTTCCAGTGCATGGTCAGTTGATGGGGGACTTGCAGTTCTTTACGGCAATATCGCACCCTGCGGGTGTATAGTGAAAACGTCCGGTGTTGACCCGGAGTTGCTTCACTTTGAAGGTCCTGCCCGGGTATTTGAATCGCAGGATGATGCATGCAGGGCAATACTTGATGGTGATATAAAGGCAGGAGAGGCGGTGATCATAAGGTATGAAGGACCACGCGGCGGACCGGGCATGCAGGAGATGCTCTATCCCACTTCATATCTTAAGTCCGCGCAACTGGGCGCCTCATGTGCCCTTGTCACCGACGGTCGGTTCTCGGGGGGTACAAGCGGACTGTCAATCGGACATGTTTCGCCCGAGGCTGCCGCAGGAGGCCCTCTTGCTCTTTTAAGGGACGGCGACAGGATAGTGATCGATATACCAGGAAGGGAGATAAATGCAGGTGTGCCTGATCAGGAGCTCTCAGCCCGGCGCAAAGAGGAGCTGCAGCGTAACGCTGATGCATTTACCCCCGCCGTGCGAAAGAGGAATGTCTCTTTATCGCTCAGGCTTTATGCCTCGGTAGTGTCGTCGGCCGACAGGGGAGCCGTAAGAATGCTTACCGGTGCAGGTAATACTGCCTGCAGCCATGAAAATGAGAATTCAGGCCTGGAGTACAGGCAGCAACAATAA
- the ilvB gene encoding biosynthetic-type acetolactate synthase large subunit, with protein MQKQNELLMEDQKKETVKMTGSEAVMESFVREGVDLIFGYPGGAIMPVYDALYSYREKINHILVRHEQGAVHAAQGYARASGRVGVCLVTSGPAATNAVTGIADAMIDSTPVVVISGQVGSVLLGSDAFQEVDVVGVTQPVTKWNYQITRAEEIPWAIARAFYIARTGRPGPVLLDITKDAQFGSLDYSYKPVTSVRSYTPYPSVDPGLIEEAARLINLSSRPMALVGQGVVLAGAEKELIEFLEKTGIPAAQTLLGLSAIPSGHPLNVGGLGMHGNYGPNVMVNQSDLVIAIGMRFDDRVTADPKRYATSARVIHMEIDPAEINKIIHADVPLLGNVKESLPMLTGKVSKNDHGNWVEEFRACDRVEYKRLVEREIYPDKPEITMAEVVRRVSDAYDDDAIMVTDVGQHQMISWRYFKFRQSRSVITSGGLGTMGFGLPAAIGAKLAMPGRPVCLFVGDGGFQMTIQELGTIYQSKVPVKIVLLNNNFLGMVRQWQELFFDHRYAHTSLINPDFQTIAKGYYVPAVKVTRREELDKAVKKMVSAEGPFLLEVAVEKEGNVFPMVPAGGSVDEIILE; from the coding sequence ATGCAAAAACAAAATGAATTATTGATGGAAGATCAGAAAAAAGAGACTGTTAAGATGACAGGTTCGGAGGCGGTAATGGAATCGTTCGTCCGCGAAGGCGTCGACCTGATATTCGGTTACCCCGGCGGTGCGATCATGCCGGTTTACGATGCACTCTACTCATACCGGGAAAAGATTAACCATATCCTGGTAAGACATGAGCAGGGAGCGGTACATGCCGCCCAGGGATACGCACGTGCCTCAGGAAGGGTTGGCGTGTGCCTGGTGACCTCTGGTCCGGCCGCTACCAATGCGGTTACAGGTATTGCCGATGCAATGATCGATTCTACACCCGTGGTTGTCATAAGCGGACAGGTGGGATCGGTGTTGCTGGGTTCCGATGCCTTCCAGGAGGTCGATGTGGTTGGTGTGACCCAGCCGGTTACCAAATGGAACTACCAGATAACACGCGCCGAAGAGATCCCGTGGGCGATTGCACGGGCTTTCTACATAGCCCGTACCGGGCGTCCCGGACCGGTATTGCTGGATATCACGAAAGATGCACAGTTCGGTTCACTGGATTACAGCTATAAGCCGGTGACATCTGTCAGAAGCTACACCCCGTATCCTTCGGTTGATCCCGGACTGATAGAAGAGGCCGCAAGGCTCATAAACCTATCCTCCAGGCCAATGGCCCTGGTCGGACAGGGTGTGGTGCTTGCAGGTGCCGAAAAGGAGCTGATAGAATTTCTTGAAAAGACGGGCATACCGGCAGCGCAAACGCTCCTGGGATTGTCTGCCATACCCTCCGGTCATCCCCTTAATGTGGGGGGACTTGGTATGCATGGTAACTATGGTCCCAATGTAATGGTGAATCAAAGCGACCTGGTGATTGCCATAGGAATGAGGTTTGACGACCGTGTGACTGCCGATCCGAAGAGGTATGCCACCAGCGCCAGGGTGATCCATATGGAGATAGACCCTGCCGAGATCAACAAGATAATCCATGCCGATGTGCCACTTCTCGGGAATGTTAAGGAGAGTCTGCCCATGCTTACCGGAAAGGTGAGCAAAAACGACCACGGCAATTGGGTTGAGGAGTTCAGGGCATGCGACAGGGTTGAGTACAAGCGGCTTGTTGAAAGGGAAATTTACCCCGACAAGCCCGAGATCACCATGGCAGAAGTTGTTAGAAGGGTTTCCGATGCCTATGATGACGACGCCATCATGGTGACCGATGTGGGTCAGCACCAGATGATCTCCTGGAGATATTTCAAATTCAGGCAGTCACGTTCGGTAATCACCAGCGGGGGACTCGGTACGATGGGCTTCGGACTGCCGGCTGCCATCGGGGCCAAGCTGGCAATGCCCGGCCGGCCGGTCTGCCTCTTTGTGGGTGACGGAGGGTTCCAGATGACGATCCAGGAGCTGGGCACCATATACCAGTCCAAGGTACCCGTAAAAATAGTACTGCTCAACAACAACTTCCTGGGAATGGTAAGGCAGTGGCAGGAGCTCTTCTTTGACCACCGTTATGCACATACCTCCCTCATAAATCCCGACTTCCAGACAATTGCCAAAGGGTACTACGTGCCCGCGGTCAAGGTGACCAGGCGTGAGGAGCTGGACAAGGCGGTAAAAAAGATGGTCAGCGCTGAAGGCCCGTTCCTGCTCGAGGTTGCCGTCGAGAAAGAGGGCAATGTTTTCCCGATGGTGCCGGCAGGGGGCTCAGTCGATGAGATAATACTTGAATAA
- the ilvN gene encoding acetolactate synthase small subunit: MKQEFTVTVYTENRVGILNQVTSVFTRRHINIESLTTSESAIEGIHKFTVVVYATKEEIDVLVRQIEKRIDILKAYYFSQDEIVYQEIALYRVPTASLFEGNEVEKLVRQFGARILEMTPEYTVIEKTGHKNETQELFNKLDPYGVTQFTRSGRVAVNKLKKEPLNSYLRKLAKNGVNPGN, from the coding sequence ATGAAGCAGGAGTTCACTGTTACCGTATATACCGAAAATCGTGTCGGCATACTGAACCAGGTCACCTCGGTTTTTACGAGAAGGCACATCAATATAGAGAGTCTTACCACGTCGGAGTCGGCCATAGAAGGCATACACAAGTTCACTGTCGTGGTTTATGCCACGAAAGAGGAGATTGACGTACTCGTGCGTCAGATCGAGAAGCGCATCGACATCCTGAAAGCTTACTATTTCTCGCAGGATGAGATAGTCTACCAGGAGATAGCCCTATACAGGGTACCTACAGCCTCGCTTTTCGAAGGGAACGAGGTCGAAAAGCTGGTACGCCAGTTCGGTGCAAGAATCCTGGAGATGACGCCCGAATATACCGTCATTGAGAAGACCGGCCACAAGAACGAGACTCAGGAGCTTTTCAACAAGCTTGACCCTTACGGGGTCACCCAGTTTACCAGGTCAGGGCGGGTAGCCGTGAACAAGCTGAAGAAGGAGCCGCTGAACAGCTACCTGCGCAAACTTGCAAAAAATGGCGTTAATCCAGGAAACTGA